In one Oligoflexus sp. genomic region, the following are encoded:
- a CDS encoding phosphatase PAP2 family protein: MRRAHYLLLLFIQAGAGHAETEPPPETVSHYFTSLWDQHLEPTFEDGFDRTGYTILAVGAACTLVSNNQDHWVRREWRGEQKVSRDVTRFGAVWGSGGPSLLIAGTLLYYDPQPGLAFSEAVALTSLTHYSLSRLSSRPRPGNPLIRTSFPSGHTANAWVMATSLTYSYGWKVGAPTYAAALITMAARIADDRHWLSDTVAAAALGAFWGRATAFHHGQDKLRIQPILSSASLGMELAYEF; the protein is encoded by the coding sequence ATGCGCCGTGCTCACTATCTTTTGCTGTTGTTCATCCAGGCAGGAGCCGGCCACGCTGAGACTGAGCCTCCACCGGAAACCGTCTCTCACTATTTCACTTCCCTTTGGGATCAGCATCTCGAACCCACATTTGAGGATGGTTTTGATCGAACAGGCTACACCATCCTTGCCGTGGGCGCCGCTTGTACCCTCGTATCGAATAACCAGGATCATTGGGTCAGACGGGAATGGCGAGGCGAGCAGAAGGTAAGTCGCGATGTGACCAGGTTCGGGGCGGTCTGGGGAAGCGGCGGCCCAAGCCTTTTGATAGCGGGCACACTTCTCTATTATGATCCCCAGCCCGGCCTCGCCTTTTCGGAGGCCGTTGCCCTCACGTCGTTAACACATTATTCCCTATCCCGACTTTCGAGTCGCCCCCGTCCCGGCAATCCTCTTATTCGCACTTCGTTTCCATCCGGCCACACTGCGAACGCCTGGGTCATGGCCACCTCATTAACTTATTCCTATGGATGGAAGGTCGGCGCCCCAACCTATGCAGCCGCCCTGATCACCATGGCCGCACGGATTGCAGACGATCGTCATTGGCTGAGTGATACGGTGGCCGCGGCGGCTCTCGGCGCATTTTGGGGTCGCGCCACAGCCTTCCATCATGGCCAAGACAAGCTGCGCATCCAACCGATCCTTTCCTCCGCGTCCTTGGGAATGGAGCTCGCCTATGAATTTTAG
- a CDS encoding cation-transporting P-type ATPase yields MKTVSFASLSDLEKREGGLSAADVSRQRARFGRNRIVEVAGHPWLDLLIETIKDPMIWFLVGIGSAFLLTGAISDGITLFVAVLPLLFMDALLHWRTQASIAGLKTQLMSHVTVIREALQLSIDSQDLVPGDIVCVSPGMNLPADGIFETAKDIQVDESVLTGEAFPMIKTPTQLDPFELSKSGEVPVPSENLAFAGTRVLTGNGLLRVMATGQRTAYGEIVQSISSMPNERTPLQKAIAKLVQVLIYSAALLCLILAALRLYQGHGWLDALLSAATLAVAAIPEEFPVVFTFFLGVGIYRLAQRKALVRRAVSVENIGRVTQICSDKTGTITAGRLELTHWETAAAISKETLLETAAMASSSANDPLDLAIHKAVSQRSEAQTERIRCFPFTEDRKRETVWIKTPEGTALACSKGAPETLLGRSRLSIAERLEWLDRVSQWAQSGHKVVACARKEMPFSGELLEPEEDMEFCGLLAFEDPPRPGVAESIAYCHLSGIRVLMITGDHPETSRAIARDAGLAREPIVISAEGESEKFTEAYLARHPDFLKEIHVVARCTPIQKLRIVKALKASGELVAVTGDGVNDAPALKSADIGIAMGERGTRSAKEVSSIILGDDNFTTIVNAIREGRQLFKNLQMSFGYLFLIHIPLVTTAAVVPLANFPLVYMPVHIVWLELVIHPTALLAFQAKVHPDDEQRVERAFFPLSEVLRISISGLFVSAALATSFIAGVNEGYADSHARAKAMALLTFWSAAVVLYLTRSQAAKAVAAVTVVSSVLLIQNSDRLTVLKLAPLHPMDWMEIVLLVVIMIGLTDVMKRFLTSRPLEWAVTCIIERRGRP; encoded by the coding sequence ATGAAAACGGTGTCATTTGCAAGTCTGAGCGATCTTGAAAAACGCGAAGGTGGTCTGAGTGCTGCCGATGTCTCAAGACAGCGTGCTCGGTTTGGGAGGAATCGCATTGTCGAGGTAGCAGGTCACCCATGGCTCGATCTCTTGATCGAAACCATAAAAGACCCCATGATCTGGTTTCTGGTCGGTATCGGCTCCGCATTTTTGCTGACGGGCGCGATCAGCGATGGCATCACGCTTTTTGTGGCTGTACTGCCTCTCCTCTTTATGGATGCGCTTCTGCATTGGCGAACTCAAGCCTCGATTGCAGGTCTTAAAACTCAGCTGATGTCCCATGTCACCGTCATCCGTGAGGCGCTGCAACTTAGCATTGATTCTCAGGATCTCGTGCCAGGGGATATCGTTTGTGTGTCGCCTGGCATGAACCTGCCTGCAGACGGGATCTTTGAAACTGCCAAGGACATTCAAGTTGATGAATCGGTCCTGACTGGCGAGGCTTTCCCTATGATCAAAACGCCGACGCAGCTCGACCCTTTTGAGCTATCAAAAAGCGGAGAAGTCCCTGTGCCCTCAGAAAATCTGGCTTTTGCGGGAACGAGGGTTCTTACGGGAAATGGTCTCTTGCGGGTGATGGCGACGGGCCAGAGAACAGCGTATGGAGAAATCGTTCAATCCATCTCATCAATGCCGAACGAGCGAACCCCGCTGCAAAAGGCTATTGCCAAACTCGTTCAGGTGTTGATCTACTCTGCGGCATTGCTCTGCCTTATCCTGGCGGCCTTGCGTCTCTATCAGGGGCATGGTTGGCTGGATGCTCTCTTGAGCGCAGCAACGCTTGCTGTCGCCGCGATCCCGGAAGAATTTCCAGTAGTCTTCACTTTCTTTCTGGGTGTAGGGATCTATCGCCTTGCTCAAAGAAAAGCTCTCGTCAGACGGGCCGTCAGTGTCGAAAACATCGGCCGCGTCACGCAGATTTGCAGTGACAAAACCGGTACCATTACCGCGGGACGCCTGGAACTCACTCATTGGGAGACTGCTGCCGCGATCAGCAAGGAAACCCTGTTGGAAACAGCCGCTATGGCTTCCAGTTCCGCCAATGATCCGCTTGATCTTGCTATTCATAAAGCCGTTTCGCAGCGGTCTGAAGCACAGACAGAGAGAATCAGATGCTTCCCCTTTACCGAAGATCGAAAGCGAGAAACTGTTTGGATCAAGACACCAGAGGGAACTGCGCTGGCCTGTAGCAAGGGAGCACCCGAAACGTTGCTAGGACGTTCGAGGCTGTCGATTGCTGAAAGGTTGGAGTGGCTCGACCGAGTCTCTCAATGGGCACAAAGCGGGCACAAGGTGGTGGCCTGTGCAAGGAAGGAAATGCCGTTCAGTGGGGAGCTGCTGGAACCCGAGGAGGACATGGAATTCTGTGGGCTCCTGGCCTTTGAAGATCCGCCGCGACCGGGGGTGGCTGAATCAATAGCCTATTGTCATCTTAGTGGCATTCGGGTTCTGATGATAACCGGCGATCACCCTGAGACATCGCGGGCCATTGCACGAGATGCGGGCCTCGCCCGTGAACCGATTGTAATCTCCGCCGAGGGTGAATCTGAGAAATTCACGGAAGCCTATCTCGCTCGGCATCCCGATTTCTTAAAAGAGATCCATGTCGTGGCACGCTGCACGCCCATCCAGAAACTGAGAATTGTCAAAGCCCTGAAAGCGTCGGGAGAGCTTGTCGCCGTGACGGGTGATGGAGTCAATGATGCCCCTGCGCTCAAGTCAGCGGACATCGGTATTGCCATGGGCGAACGCGGTACACGAAGCGCTAAAGAAGTATCATCAATTATCCTGGGAGATGACAACTTTACGACGATAGTCAATGCCATCCGCGAGGGCCGGCAACTCTTTAAAAACCTGCAGATGAGTTTTGGGTATTTATTCCTCATCCACATCCCCCTTGTAACGACCGCTGCTGTCGTTCCTTTGGCCAACTTTCCTCTGGTCTATATGCCTGTTCATATTGTGTGGCTTGAATTGGTCATTCACCCTACGGCCTTGCTCGCATTCCAGGCGAAGGTTCATCCCGATGACGAGCAGCGAGTGGAAAGGGCGTTCTTTCCCCTGTCTGAGGTCCTCCGAATCTCCATATCCGGGCTGTTTGTGTCTGCAGCGCTGGCAACCAGTTTTATCGCTGGAGTGAACGAGGGATACGCCGACAGCCACGCTCGGGCCAAGGCCATGGCCCTGCTCACGTTCTGGAGCGCTGCCGTCGTCCTCTATCTCACGCGCTCTCAAGCCGCAAAAGCTGTGGCCGCCGTCACGGTTGTGTCATCGGTGCTGCTCATCCAGAACTCGGATCGACTCACGGTTCTTAAGCTGGCCCCCCTGCATCCGATGGATTGGATGGAGATCGTCCTTTTGGTGGTGATCATGATCGGCCTTACCGATGTGATGAAGCGATTCCTGACCTCAAGACCACTGGAATGGGCTGTCACATGCATAATCGAAAGACGAGGGAGACCATGA